In Juglans regia cultivar Chandler chromosome 13, Walnut 2.0, whole genome shotgun sequence, the DNA window AAACAGCATGGATCTGTCGGGATATCTTTCGATGTTCAGTGGTATGAACCAGCAACAAACTCCACAGAAGACATTGAAGCTACTCAAAGAGCCCAAGATTTTCAGCTTGGCTGGTAACGTTTAATCATCCAACAGATATTAAGTCAAAAAGActtgaagaaagagagaaagaaaagggatATTTTTTTGGCTATTGGACAGGCAGTATCGTTAATTTTACTGCTAATCCCTGTAGATAACTGCTGCTATCATCAGCGAATTTTGTTCTGCCATGAGAAGCAGAGTAGAGCTGTGCAGTTACTCAGTGGaattataatgttatatttgCAGGTTTATTGAGCCTTTGATCTTCGGGAATTATCCAAGCTCAATGAGAAATAGAGTTGGAAGCCGGCTGCCTGAATTTTCTAAATCCGACGTTTCTCTTCTAAAGGGTTCTTTAGATTTTGTTGGCATAAATTACTATACTACATATTATGCAAAAATTAATTCGAGTAATTTTATTGGTGACCTATTAAACGACTCCATTGCGGACTCTGGTGCCATTGCACTTCGTAAGTTAACGGTGGCCCCTTTATTTATTggtcttaatattttatagactCAACTTAGATGTTTCGATAGTTAAGAATCATCTACTTCATTAATTTTCTGCTTCTACTCTGTCATGTTTTTGTCTTTGCTTTCAGCATTGAGAAATGGGATACCTATTGGAGACAGGGTATGTAATAGAAGTATGAATGGTGGATGAATGTATAGATTTTAAGTAAAGACAAGTGACATGCATGACATGATAGAGTGCCAAACAGCATTGATCTAGCTGGATCAAGGTCTCCCAAGTTCTTGCCTGAAGTTGAGGGCCTCAAAATGGGAGataaataaacacataaatAGCCCTACATTACTTATTGTTCATTTAATGCTGACCAAAATATTTGCCTAGCTGCTCATTTAGATGGGCAACAACAAATGATGTAGAACTCATTTGatgtgtctatctctctccTCTTGAGATCCTCAAGTTCAGGTAAGAACTTGAGCAGACAAGAACTTGAGGGGATGTTTTTCCAATCTAGCTttgatcaatttgtttttttggaagTTATTCCAATTTTCCTTTCCCTTTGGAAGATTTTCTGGACTTTGTGAGAGCAGAAAAATATAAAGCCTCTATCTGTCATGCAAGCATTGTTCTTAATGGTTTAGTTTGTCTAGCTAACTGATTAGATATTGTCCATGATAAATTGCAGGCCAATTCTATATGGTTGTACATAGTTCCTCATGGGATCAGAAGCTTAATGAATTACATCAAGCAAAAGTATGGAAACCCTCTGGTTCTTATCACTGAAAACGGTAATTCTCTATAAATCCTCCCCCAACTGCcacaatgaaaaaataaaagaaaataaaaccgaGGAAGTTTCCATATCCCAATGAAAACTAAGTAGCAACACTTTCTTAAATAGCATTGGATGGGAAAGTCAAAAGAACTGTTCTCAGATTTGAGCATATTTACCCTTATCAATGCTTCAGTTATgacaaaaaaatcaatgagaaaTCTTCTTTTTCATGGTTGAACAGGGATGGATGATCCAAACGACCAACTTATCCCCCTCAAAGATGCTCTAAAGGATGAGAAAAGGATCAAATATCACCATGACCATCTAACGAACCTGCTTGCTTCAATCAAGTATGAAGTAGTGCCCACTTACATTTAGGTACATATAAGTTCACTGTCATATGTTGATAGAATCCAACATGTTTTACTTTGATGATGCAGGGAAGATGGCTGCAATGTTAAAGGGTATTTTGCATGGTCTTTATTGGATAACTGGGAGTGGGCAGCTGGATTCACTTCCAGATTTGGTCTCTATTTTGTTGATTATAATGACAATCTCAAGAGATATCCAAAGGACTCTGTTCAATGGTTTAAGAACTTTTTGACATCCACTTAAAGATGGAGAAAATGAAGGTGCAGCAACTACATacatttcctcttcttcttcttcttttttttttttaatgtgtttccTATGTGTTAatcaaaataacttttgagcCTGTTCCATTTGTTGAAAGGTTTTTAAGTTAACTGTTTACAATTTATGGAGCAGTATTTTCCTTACATTAGTTGTTGGATATAGGATATGTTTCTTTTGTCAGGATTGTAACTTTATATCTCACATTCACTTGAACTACAACTCAGGGGACCGGGGTGTAAATCCGGGTACCCGGCTAGCTATACCCGGATCTGCATCCAGGTTTATAATGCGGTTTGAACACCAGCCCGCATTATATAACCGCATCCAGCAGCTTTCTTTGTGTTtcaaattgatatattataatagtcaTGAATGTGTTTGGATCATCCAGTCTTCCTTCGCTgtgattttgttttcaattttaattagTAGAATATCTGAATTCGGCCTGGcgtttttctttgaattttctaATGTTGGTCCAATACCATATCTGCCACTGAATACGAATGTGAGTCATCTGTAAACGACTCCAATGATCAAAACTTAAATCTTTATGGATTTTAGTGGACTTTTTAGTGGGGTGGAAACTGAAAACCCAACTTCCTTTGACCATATGATACGTTTGAAAAGGGTTAAATCCATCAACAACAAGGCTGGTATGTGTTTCTtgctttcttgtattttttgcCAAAATTGATTGGATTtcgagtttttaaaaataagtaatgttaagtataaattttaaatatttaagtcCCAAACTGTGGGcccatcaagaaaaaataaaattttcatattttttttttataaaaagcatGTGCAAGAGATTTGTACACTTGGACTTGTatgtatcatttttctttaaaaaatagttttattgaGATCCCAATTTCTAgttggatttttaaaaatttaacattttcaatctttttttatatattttttatgaattatatCATAGgataatcaaataattaaagtgGGTCCATTAAAGAATGTATGTAATTATGGAGAAAGATGTATGTAATTATGGAGAACGATAAAAAGAAAACCAATTTGACACGAATTCGAATAATTAGATGACCgatacatttataatttttcgaACCTAATTGAAAATGACTCCTtatgatcttataaaaataagaaggtGGACGTCACAATTATAAGCAACCTTTTTTAGAGTAGTGTTATTCACGTCTGCTAAATAATAGCAACAACTATAACAACAACATGTTGACTAATTTACAAttcaagttttatttatttattattaattaaaaatgctttaatttaaattaaaaatacaagagAAGCAGAAGTGAGGAGCAGAACGCAGATGAGatgtaaaataaagataaaggtAATGGACcacaaatttgaagattaatgACACTCAAAagtgtgttatttttataattattttataaaaacatttattatttaaaacataattttataaaagatgtTGTGCCtgccaatttttttatatatttttttaaaaagtattatgatcataaaataattttataaaaagatataatttgatatgatataataaatttattttaaaataaaaataaatttataaatttataatttaatttactaatttatttttgtaaaataatgggTAAAGATTTCTCTTCTTTCAAATCCGCTGGCTTTTATCTCACCCAATCCAGTCGGACCCACCAACTTTCCTGTGATTTGAAGCTTTCTCCGTACCTGTTAATGATTAACATAGAGACAACATTTTATGGCAGTCCCCAAAAAATTCTGGTAAAATATCTCTTTGGTGTTTGACATTGAATACTTCCTTTTATATAATAACTTGACTTGTTTATGAATTCTGACCAaacttgtaaatataaaattaggaCATTCTCAACGAAATAAAAAATGGTTGGTATTTAGATGTCGGATCATGATGGGTAATGGGAGAAATTGAAAACGTGTTGAATGCAAATGGCTCAGTAGAAGCGGTAAATGTAATGTTTTATTCGGTCACGGAAATCTGAGTAATGGAAGCCTGGGTGGTGGTGGGGTACTATATATGGAAGGGAAGAACGAAGAAGTCTTTAGAGCCCCTCAATCTTCGGCAGAAGAAGCtctttcattctcttcttcttccgcGTCggatttctctccctctctcgctctctccctctctccactcGATCCGAAGAGGTAATTAATTTGCTTTATAGTCAACTGAGTCGTGGGAAGTTCGGCTCCGTGTTTTGCCGTCGTGGGTTGTGCTTGATTTGGATTTCTGCTTTGAGAGATTTATAATACTGTGTTTCTTTTGTCTTGGTTGCGATGGaaattttgggtttttgttATGGTGGGCGTATGAGTTTGTTTATGGGCAGATCTGTTCCTGTTTGTCATGTTTTTGGTGTGAATCTGATATTTGAACTTCCTTTATGCCATCTTTGAGCTGTGTTAGATGAGACAACCGCTTGCAATTCATTTACATATTACCTATTCATGCGCTAATTCTGGATCTGTAACTTTTGTGGTGATCTCCACATTGGGGTCAGAAAAtttgctccctctctctcagtaTTACTCAATTTCACTTTCAATTATGtcatatatttctaatttaaactaaaatctACACTTGGAGACCCGTCTTGTTGCCAATTAATCTCATTTAAATGAGTACTGTGATGTCACTGTGGAACTGATGTTAATTTGCTTTAATGATAAGATTATATATGTACCGATTAAAGTAAGTTTCGATATTAGTTATCTGATTAGATGGTTTATGTTTGTTAAGATCTCACACTGATTGTATGATCAAGCATACAAGTGATGGTCACTTTGAACTTCAAGAGGTTAAAAGTTCTCTTTTTGGTATTATGCATTTGGGGTAAACTTCCATCGATTGATTTAGtttgatctgtttttttttttttttttttcccctctttttcagGCTGTTGAGAACAAATAAAAATGGTTAAGATTTGTTGCATTGGGGCTGGGTATGTCGGTGGGCCTACCATGGCTGTGATTGCGTTGAAGTGCCCTGCGATTGAAGTAGCTGTGGTCGATATATCTGTATCAAGAATAAATGCCTGGAACAGCGAGCAGCTTCCCATTTACGAGCCTGGACTTGACGATATTGTGAAGCAGTGCAGAGGAAAGaacctcttcttctctactGATGTGGAGAAACATGTTGCAGAGGCTGATATAGTCTTTGTTTCAGTTAACACCCCTACCAAAACCCAGGGCCTTGGAGCTGGCAAAGCAGCTGATCTGACCTATTGGGAGAGTGCTGCTCGAATGATTGCTGATGTGTCAAAATCTGACAAAATTGTTGTTGAGAAATCAACAGTGCCAGTGAAAACGGCTGAGGCAATAGAAAAGATCCTGACCCACAATAGCAAGAAGATCAACTTCCAAATTCTCTCCAACCCAGAATTTCTTGCTGAGGGAACTGCAATTCAAGACCTTTTCAATCCCGATAGGGTTCTAATTGGTGGTAGGGAGACCCCAGAAGGTGCAAAGGCGATACAGGCTTTGAAAGATGTTTATGCCCATTGGGTCCCTGTAGAACGTATAATATGTACTAATCTTTGGTCTGCTGAGCTTTCTAAGCTTGCT includes these proteins:
- the LOC108983761 gene encoding beta-glucosidase 40-like: MLRRGIALVILHVVVCGIQICSSEITRGSFPKGFVFGTASAAFQYEGAVKEDGRGPSIWDTFSHKFGKISDFSNADVAVDQYHRYNEDIQLMKDMGLDAYRFSIAWSRIFPNGSGEINQAGVDHYNNLIDALLAKGIEPYVTLYHWDLPQALEDKYNGWLNPQIIKDFGTYAETCFQKFGDRVKHWITFNEPHTFVIQGYDVGLQAPGRCSIVLHILCSAGNSATEPYIVAHNVLLSHANAAQIYRRKYKSKQHGSVGISFDVQWYEPATNSTEDIEATQRAQDFQLGWFIEPLIFGNYPSSMRNRVGSRLPEFSKSDVSLLKGSLDFVGINYYTTYYAKINSSNFIGDLLNDSIADSGAIALPLRNGIPIGDRANSIWLYIVPHGIRSLMNYIKQKYGNPLVLITENGMDDPNDQLIPLKDALKDEKRIKYHHDHLTNLLASIKEDGCNVKGYFAWSLLDNWEWAAGFTSRFGLYFVDYNDNLKRYPKDSVQWFKNFLTST